The following are encoded together in the Ignatzschineria indica genome:
- the atpD gene encoding F0F1 ATP synthase subunit beta, with protein MSGKIVQVIGAVVDVEFPRDAVPSIYSALNVVGSKDDLVLEVQQQLGDGVVRTIAMGSSDGLKRGVEVVDTKQPISVPVGEGTLGRIMDVLGRPVDYAGPVEAKEHWAIHRKAPSYEDQAGSTEVLETGIKVIDLLCPFAKGGKVGLFGGAGVGKTVNMMELINNIAKAHEGLSVFAGVGERTREGNDFYYEMKDSNVLDKVAMVYGQMNEPPGNRLRVALSGLTMAEYFRDEGRDVLLFIDNIYRYTLAGTEVSALLGRMPSAVGYQPTLAEEMGVLQERITSTKKGSITSVQAVYVPADDLTDPSPATTFAHLDATIVLSRDIASLGIYPAVDPLDSTSRQLDPLVIGQEHYDVARGVQMILQRYQELKDIIAILGMDELSEEDKLTVARARKIQRFLSQPFHVAEVFTGAPGKYVSLQDTIASFKAILAGEGDHIPEQMFYMTGNFNEVLDRYAKEKNK; from the coding sequence ATGTCAGGAAAAATTGTACAGGTAATTGGTGCAGTTGTTGACGTGGAATTCCCACGCGATGCTGTTCCAAGTATATATAGTGCACTTAATGTTGTAGGATCAAAAGATGATCTCGTACTTGAAGTACAGCAACAATTAGGTGATGGCGTTGTAAGAACGATCGCAATGGGTAGTTCAGATGGGCTTAAGCGTGGTGTTGAAGTTGTAGATACTAAGCAGCCAATCTCAGTACCAGTAGGTGAAGGTACGCTAGGTCGTATCATGGATGTTTTAGGACGTCCAGTAGACTATGCAGGTCCTGTTGAAGCTAAAGAGCATTGGGCAATTCATAGAAAAGCACCAAGCTACGAAGATCAAGCAGGTTCTACAGAAGTTCTCGAAACAGGTATTAAGGTTATCGACTTACTCTGTCCTTTCGCAAAAGGTGGTAAAGTTGGTCTCTTCGGTGGTGCGGGTGTTGGTAAAACCGTAAACATGATGGAGCTGATCAATAACATCGCTAAGGCACATGAAGGTCTTTCAGTGTTTGCGGGAGTTGGTGAGCGTACTCGTGAAGGAAACGACTTCTACTACGAGATGAAAGACTCTAACGTATTAGATAAAGTTGCGATGGTTTATGGCCAGATGAATGAGCCACCTGGAAACCGTCTGCGTGTTGCACTCTCAGGCTTAACAATGGCTGAGTACTTCCGTGATGAAGGTCGTGATGTTCTTCTCTTTATCGATAATATCTATCGTTATACGCTTGCGGGTACAGAAGTTTCTGCACTTTTAGGTCGTATGCCATCTGCGGTAGGTTATCAGCCGACACTTGCAGAAGAGATGGGTGTTCTTCAAGAGCGTATCACTTCTACGAAAAAAGGTTCGATCACATCAGTACAAGCAGTATATGTTCCTGCGGATGACTTAACTGACCCATCACCAGCGACAACGTTTGCTCACTTAGATGCGACAATCGTTCTTTCACGTGATATCGCTTCATTAGGTATCTATCCTGCTGTTGACCCACTTGACTCAACATCACGTCAGCTTGATCCATTAGTTATTGGTCAAGAGCATTATGATGTTGCTCGTGGCGTACAGATGATCCTTCAGCGTTATCAAGAACTTAAAGATATTATCGCAATTCTTGGTATGGATGAGCTTTCAGAAGAAGATAAGTTAACAGTTGCTCGTGCTCGTAAGATTCAACGTTTCTTATCACAGCCATTCCATGTAGCAGAAGTATTTACTGGTGCACCAGGTAAATATGTATCACTTCAAGACACTATTGCAAGCTTCAAGGCGATTCTTGCAGGTGAAGGTGACCATATTCCTGAGCAGATGTTCTACATGACCGGTAACTTTAACGAAGTTCTTGATCGTTACGCGAAAGAGAAGAATAAGTAA
- a CDS encoding F0F1 ATP synthase subunit epsilon yields the protein MKTIKVTIVSAEKELYSGTATFFAVTAITGEIGVYPGHVPTLAHLKPGQVRLELENGTKEVFWISGGILEVQPTEVIVLADSAERAADLDQAAVEKARAEAKAVLDSGKPELDIEKALIELTLAKSQLDAVNRLKSL from the coding sequence ATGAAAACTATCAAAGTCACTATTGTAAGTGCTGAAAAAGAGCTATACTCTGGCACTGCAACATTCTTTGCAGTTACAGCAATTACTGGTGAGATAGGCGTTTATCCTGGTCATGTTCCAACTTTAGCACACCTCAAGCCAGGACAAGTTCGCTTAGAGCTCGAGAATGGTACAAAAGAGGTCTTCTGGATTTCAGGTGGTATTCTTGAAGTACAACCGACAGAAGTGATTGTTTTAGCAGATAGTGCTGAGCGTGCTGCAGATCTTGATCAAGCCGCGGTTGAAAAAGCGAGAGCTGAAGCTAAGGCTGTACTTGACTCAGGTAAACCTGAGCTCGATATTGAGAAGGCGTTAATTGAGTTAACATTAGCAAAATCTCAATTAGATGCAGTAAATAGATTGAAAAGTCTTTAA